In Candidatus Campbellbacteria bacterium, one DNA window encodes the following:
- a CDS encoding TIGR00730 family Rossman fold protein, with the protein MEKDRPDEPAQAKIVRERVEEEANRRVSLIGNEFAKGFDVIRDYPKSVTFFGSSRLSESHPYYKKAQEVAHRLSDDGFTVVTGGGPGIMEAANRGAFEAGGDSLGFSIELPFEQVINKYVTKSLSFNYFFSRKVMLAFSAEAYIYFPGGFGTLDEFFEIVTLVQTQKIPRVPIILVGDEFWGALDDFIHNMLVNKYQTIGPEDEELYTMTEDIDEISKIVKNAPKRKE; encoded by the coding sequence ATGGAAAAAGACAGACCAGACGAGCCTGCACAGGCAAAAATAGTTAGAGAAAGAGTTGAAGAAGAAGCAAATAGGCGAGTCTCGCTTATAGGCAACGAATTCGCGAAAGGTTTCGACGTAATTAGAGACTATCCCAAATCCGTAACTTTCTTTGGTTCCTCTCGTCTCTCTGAGTCACACCCATATTACAAAAAAGCTCAAGAAGTTGCCCACCGCTTATCCGATGACGGGTTTACCGTGGTAACCGGCGGCGGCCCAGGCATAATGGAGGCGGCCAATCGTGGCGCATTTGAGGCAGGAGGAGACTCTTTGGGATTCAGTATTGAACTGCCATTTGAGCAAGTTATTAATAAGTATGTTACAAAATCTCTTTCTTTTAATTACTTCTTTTCACGAAAAGTAATGCTTGCTTTCTCAGCGGAAGCCTATATTTATTTCCCCGGCGGATTCGGAACTCTGGATGAATTTTTTGAAATTGTAACTTTGGTTCAAACGCAGAAGATCCCGCGAGTACCAATAATTCTTGTCGGTGATGAATTCTGGGGAGCTTTGGATGATTTTATTCACAATATGTTGGTGAACAAATATCAAACTATCGGCCCAGAAGACGAAGAGCTGTACACAATGACAGAAGATATAGATGAAATTTCTAAAATAGTCAAAAACGCGCCTAAGCGTAAGGAATAA
- the mscL gene encoding large conductance mechanosensitive channel protein MscL, with the protein MRGVLNEFKKFALRGSVVDLAVGIVIGAAFNSLVHSIVEDIIMPPVGMLVGGADFSNLFVNLSSGVDFSTLAEAEAAGAITINYGEFINQSVSFLITAFAVFILVKAVNRLRESKDTNVNKSEETVSKCPFCYELIHKSATRCPNCTSDLNAS; encoded by the coding sequence ATGAGGGGTGTTCTTAATGAATTCAAAAAATTCGCCCTAAGGGGTAGTGTGGTTGATTTGGCAGTCGGTATAGTGATCGGCGCGGCGTTTAATTCGCTCGTCCACTCGATAGTGGAAGACATAATAATGCCTCCGGTTGGAATGTTGGTCGGTGGAGCTGATTTTTCAAATCTTTTTGTTAACCTTTCTTCAGGCGTTGACTTCTCCACTCTGGCAGAAGCGGAAGCTGCGGGTGCTATAACGATCAATTACGGAGAATTTATTAATCAGTCAGTGAGTTTTCTGATCACGGCTTTTGCTGTCTTTATTTTGGTAAAAGCCGTAAACCGATTACGTGAAAGTAAAGATACTAATGTAAATAAATCCGAAGAGACTGTATCAAAGTGTCCTTTTTGCTATGAGTTGATCCACAAGTCGGCAACGCGGTGTCCCAACTGCACTTCTGATTTAAATGCTAGCTAA
- a CDS encoding laccase domain-containing protein, which translates to MIHIPGVPGKINEIKEYPFSIGNLVVNALGKPTDWKGELENLHDQTTYNRLLSIARELGATRIFCPYPVHGTTISSSKIKTLDVSRTKRRIYREVKADGAEIDKEEAYGLASGDCHTVALQDPVTGKTIAIHFNRENGVDDDILSKALRHFRKGSAERLIAVITLGIDSAHFKHDWENHKHGKKNRRRTCELIGKYGPEIVDWPLGEGKIDLRRIAARKLVEAGLLPSNIYADLFDTYFDPRFWSHRASQTRGSAKFGEKGRNMVLVVNKG; encoded by the coding sequence ATGATCCATATCCCGGGAGTTCCAGGGAAGATCAATGAGATCAAGGAGTATCCGTTTTCAATTGGAAACTTGGTAGTCAACGCGCTTGGTAAACCAACAGATTGGAAGGGAGAACTTGAAAATCTTCACGACCAAACGACCTACAACCGCCTCCTCTCTATAGCCAGAGAGCTGGGCGCAACTAGGATCTTTTGTCCATACCCTGTCCACGGTACGACCATTTCAAGCTCCAAGATCAAAACACTTGATGTTTCCCGCACCAAAAGAAGGATCTACCGTGAAGTTAAGGCAGATGGAGCCGAAATTGATAAAGAGGAGGCTTACGGGCTCGCTTCCGGCGATTGCCACACAGTAGCCCTACAAGACCCGGTTACGGGAAAAACAATTGCTATTCACTTCAATCGTGAAAACGGAGTAGATGACGACATTCTTTCCAAGGCTCTTCGACACTTCAGGAAGGGAAGTGCTGAAAGGCTAATTGCCGTAATTACTCTCGGCATCGACTCTGCTCACTTTAAACACGATTGGGAAAACCATAAGCATGGAAAGAAGAATCGTCGACGTACCTGTGAGTTGATAGGAAAGTACGGACCTGAGATAGTAGATTGGCCCTTAGGCGAGGGCAAAATCGACCTCAGGCGAATCGCAGCGAGGAAGTTGGTTGAAGCAGGTCTGCTACCCTCAAACATCTACGCGGACCTTTTCGACACCTACTTTGATCCTAGGTTCTGGAGTCACCGCGCTAGTCAAACCAGAGGTAGTGCCAAATTCGGTGAAAAGGGAAGAAACATGGTTCTTGTTGTTAACAAGGGCTGA
- the hisS gene encoding histidine--tRNA ligase: protein MSEEKSKVSKNVTTESYKGVRDFYPEEQAIQNYIFDIMRSTVTLFGYKEYNASPLEYSELYTDKTSEEIVSEQTYTFMDRGGRNVTLRPEMTPTVARMIASRRKAMAFPQRLFSIPNVFRYERPQRGRLREHYQLNADLFGIDGIDAEIEIIDLANELLKRFGLKEDQYEIYINDRSILEDKFEELELDPKKKQAVYRLLDKKDKIDDFDEKLNELIGGDLLVGLEANERIDQLIEELSARGINNVKFKPYLVRGFDYYTGVIFEIFDTNPDNSRSLFGGGRYDDLLEVFGEEPVSAVGFGMGDVTIRDVLETYDLLPKEISFTDIYVCVSDRQYKVYADNVATRLRKNGIRTVVDMRYDTIDSQLKRSKKYGSKFALVVDEEAFNSDKLILKDEYGKTLGQKSLEEVVAIYKREV from the coding sequence ATGTCTGAGGAAAAAAGCAAGGTATCTAAAAACGTTACTACGGAAAGTTACAAAGGAGTGCGTGACTTTTATCCTGAAGAACAAGCTATACAAAATTATATTTTTGACATAATGCGCTCAACCGTGACTTTGTTCGGATACAAGGAATACAACGCTTCTCCTTTAGAATACAGCGAGTTATATACGGACAAAACCAGCGAGGAAATAGTAAGCGAGCAAACTTACACATTCATGGATCGTGGCGGTAGAAACGTAACTCTTCGACCGGAAATGACACCCACGGTCGCGCGTATGATTGCTTCAAGGCGTAAGGCGATGGCTTTTCCTCAGCGCTTGTTTTCGATTCCTAATGTATTTCGTTATGAACGCCCGCAACGCGGTCGCCTGCGTGAGCATTATCAGCTTAACGCCGATCTGTTTGGCATAGATGGTATAGATGCCGAAATCGAGATAATTGATCTGGCGAATGAACTTCTAAAAAGATTTGGCTTGAAGGAAGATCAATATGAAATATACATAAACGATAGAAGTATTCTCGAAGATAAATTCGAGGAATTAGAGCTTGATCCAAAAAAGAAACAGGCGGTGTATAGACTGTTGGACAAGAAAGATAAAATTGATGATTTTGATGAGAAGCTAAATGAGTTGATAGGTGGCGACCTATTGGTAGGTCTCGAAGCGAACGAAAGGATCGATCAACTTATCGAAGAACTTAGTGCGCGAGGGATAAATAACGTAAAATTCAAACCATATTTGGTACGCGGTTTTGATTATTATACCGGGGTTATTTTTGAAATATTTGATACAAATCCCGACAACAGCCGATCTCTTTTTGGTGGTGGGCGTTACGACGATCTTTTAGAGGTATTTGGTGAAGAACCTGTATCTGCCGTAGGTTTTGGTATGGGCGATGTCACAATTCGTGACGTACTGGAAACTTATGATCTCTTACCAAAAGAAATTTCATTTACTGATATTTACGTTTGTGTTTCGGACAGACAATATAAAGTATACGCCGACAACGTTGCGACGCGCTTGCGTAAAAATGGGATAAGAACTGTAGTTGACATGCGTTATGATACAATCGATTCGCAGTTGAAGCGATCGAAGAAATATGGATCTAAATTTGCTCTAGTTGTAGACGAAGAAGCATTTAATTCCGATAAGTTGATCCTAAAGGATGAGTACGGAAAAACACTCGGCCAAAAAAGTTTGGAGGAGGTCGTCGCTATTTATAAAAGAGAAGTTTAA
- a CDS encoding ribonuclease H-like domain-containing protein encodes MRLVTFDIETKNTFADVGGREPSMLDLSLVSIHDTETEEFSSYFEEDLSKLWPVLEKSDALIGFNSNHFDIPILNKYYPGDLTEFKSIDLLESIKNSLGRRIGLDAIAEATLGHRKSGHGLEAIEWWNNGELEKLREYCEQDVRVTKAVYDFIKENGYVKFRSNDGLRNIPIDVSDWDKPLDSTVTHTLPF; translated from the coding sequence ATGAGATTGGTCACGTTTGATATAGAAACGAAGAATACTTTTGCTGATGTGGGTGGTCGCGAGCCGTCTATGCTTGATCTGTCACTGGTATCAATTCACGATACAGAGACCGAAGAGTTTTCTAGTTATTTTGAAGAAGATCTATCCAAGCTTTGGCCAGTACTAGAAAAGTCGGACGCTCTTATCGGCTTTAATTCAAATCACTTTGATATTCCCATTCTCAATAAATATTACCCGGGAGATCTGACTGAGTTCAAAAGCATAGATCTCTTGGAGTCGATCAAGAATTCCTTAGGACGAAGAATTGGGTTGGACGCTATTGCCGAGGCCACTCTAGGGCACCGCAAGAGCGGACATGGCTTGGAGGCAATTGAATGGTGGAACAACGGAGAATTAGAGAAGCTTCGCGAGTACTGTGAGCAAGATGTAAGAGTTACCAAAGCCGTGTATGATTTTATAAAGGAAAACGGGTACGTGAAATTCCGATCAAATGATGGATTGCGTAATATTCCTATAGATGTCTCGGATTGGGACAAACCACTCGATTCTACGGTTACCCATACTCTTCCCTTTTAA
- a CDS encoding DsbA family protein, producing MKSSNLFLPISIIVAGLLIGALTAGAIIFVNDNNDSSAGDPGSSGPTISSISYESVDSTDHIRGSLDAPVKLVDYSDLECPFCKRHHDTLNNLIENYDEGEFAWVYRHFPLEAAHQKAIPEAVASECVAQSAGEEGFWTFIDRIYEETPSNDGLDHDLLPEFAQDAGANVEEFESCFANEETLSIVEAHLEDAQNAGGTGTPYSLLISDAEITEDARDDIYNTLTQLGPEAGSLAVFSEGGNAVGISGAIPEEPLAAIIDRLIELN from the coding sequence ATGAAATCTTCAAATCTTTTTTTACCAATTTCGATCATAGTTGCCGGTCTTTTGATCGGTGCGCTGACGGCCGGCGCTATAATCTTTGTAAACGATAACAACGATTCATCAGCAGGAGATCCCGGTTCTAGTGGCCCGACCATCTCTTCCATTTCTTATGAATCAGTAGATTCAACTGATCATATTCGAGGAAGTCTAGACGCTCCCGTAAAGCTTGTTGATTATTCTGACTTGGAATGTCCATTCTGCAAGCGACATCATGATACTTTGAACAATTTAATAGAAAACTATGACGAAGGTGAATTTGCTTGGGTATATAGACACTTCCCTCTAGAGGCAGCTCACCAGAAAGCAATTCCGGAAGCAGTTGCTTCTGAGTGTGTAGCTCAGTCAGCCGGAGAAGAAGGTTTCTGGACCTTTATCGATAGGATCTATGAAGAAACTCCTTCCAACGATGGATTGGATCATGATCTGTTGCCTGAATTTGCGCAAGACGCGGGGGCCAACGTGGAGGAGTTTGAAAGTTGTTTTGCCAATGAAGAGACGTTGTCTATCGTGGAAGCACATTTGGAGGACGCTCAAAACGCCGGAGGTACCGGAACGCCATATAGCCTACTTATAAGTGATGCGGAGATCACAGAGGACGCTAGGGATGATATATACAATACTCTAACGCAGTTGGGACCTGAGGCCGGAAGTTTGGCCGTGTTTTCTGAAGGTGGTAATGCCGTGGGAATTAGCGGAGCAATTCCAGAAGAACCTTTAGCTGCTATCATAGACAGACTTATCGAGCTGAACTAG
- a CDS encoding PD-(D/E)XK nuclease family protein: protein MDKDLVEFLFWKQGLNPTAVNKYLACPWEYFFLTLMRLPQPPNRSAVFGTAVHKTLQEFFDERTKKNDLSITEVLALMEREIKSSHLEALDKEKLIKRGS, encoded by the coding sequence TTGGATAAAGACCTGGTGGAATTTCTCTTTTGGAAGCAAGGCTTAAATCCGACTGCCGTCAACAAATATCTTGCCTGTCCCTGGGAGTACTTTTTTTTGACATTGATGCGACTTCCACAGCCACCAAATAGGAGCGCTGTATTTGGAACAGCAGTACATAAAACTCTTCAAGAATTCTTTGATGAAAGAACGAAGAAAAATGACCTTAGCATAACTGAGGTGCTCGCATTAATGGAAAGAGAAATAAAAAGCTCACACTTAGAAGCCCTAGACAAAGAAAAGCTGATCAAACGTGGAAGTTGA